From the Parachlamydia acanthamoebae genome, the window CGCAATCTTCTTCATGTAAATGGGAGCAGTTCGGAAATTTGCATGTGCGTCCAACCCGATAAATTTCAGAGAAGTAGCTTTCTAATTCATTTTGGTCCAGGTCCCAGACTCCAAAGCTTTTTATTCCAGGTGTATCGATGCACCATCCCCCAAAATCGAGTGGCATAAGATGTGTTGTTGTTGTCGTGTGAGCCCCTTTTTTAGTGCGGTGCACGATTTTCCCGATACGCAAATCAGATCCGATCAGAGCATTAATCAAAGAGGATTTTCCTACGCCTGATTGACCAGAAAAAACGGAAGATTTGTCGCGCATTTGTTCTTTTAATGCCTCAATACCTTCTCCTGTAACCGTGCTTACAGGGATAACCTTTAAGCCTGCTTGACGGTATCCTTCTAAAAATGTCTCAAAAAGAGCTTTTTCTTGCTCGAGTATGGGATCTTCAGCATCTGATGTGGAGAGCAGATCTATTTTATTTACCACAATAATGGGCGTCATTCCCCCTTTTTGTGTGGCAATAATATAACGATCTATTAATGAAGGTTTTAGCGGGGGGCTCAAAACGGAAGCTGTAATTAATACTTGGTCAATATTGGCGGCGATAAGCTGTTCTTTGCGCCTGGAAAGGTTGTCTGCTCTTGATAAGATTGTCTTGCGAGGTTCAACATGTGCAATTAAACCCTCTTCCGGAGTAGTTTTTTCAAAAAGAACAAAATCGCCAACCGTGACTAAATTTTTTGCTAATCCTCGTTCTTTTTTCAAAACTCCACGTAAGGTACACAGAAATTCTTGGTCGCCACTAGCGACGAGGATTCCCTGTGGAACAATGGAGATGACGCGACCTTTGTCTAATTCATCTCTGGAAAATTTTGCATTACGCTGTTCAGCTAATTGTTTTTCATGCTTTTCCCGATCTGTTTTTTTATACTTGGAGCGATCTTTTTGAGAGGCGAGTTTTCTTTCTAGACGGTGTGCTTTGCGATCATTACCAAAATATTCATCTTCGATTGGGCAAGCAACCCATTTTTTTTGACGTTTTTTCTCTGAATTCATATCTGACTAAAATAAGGGTTAAATAAATGTATTTTAAACCAAAAATGGGTCGAGATCAAGAGGAATAACAAGAAAGCATTCATTAGATGAGAATTATAGAGCCTATAAAAAGGCCCTAATTCATTAGATCGATTAATGCTTTCTTTTTAAATAATATGTACATTCTTTTAAATGTCTTTCACATTCTTTTTGATAATGATGAATTTCGATCAGATTTCCTTTAATCAGTATTTTATAATGTGCATTTTCTTCTAAAGAGAGCATGAAAAGAAAATGAGCTTTATAAACAGATAAAAAACATACTATGTTTTCGAGTTTTCTTTTGACTACCGCAACGTTTTTAATGTCTTTGGTTAATTCATCTAAAGCATGCACGTTTCCCAATTCGTGATTCATTGTGTTTTCGACATCCACCATGCCTTGCAAAATCATCTTTTCTTTATCGTGACTTAAGGGGGCGAGCTGTTCTCTGATCACATCTCTGATCACAAGATGGTGAAAGGTGTGGCAGACAGATGTGCAAATGCTTGATTCTTTTTTTAAAAAACCAAAGATATAAATTTGAATCGATTCTGGTAAGACTGTAAAAAAAAGAGATTGTGACTGTGAGACGGATAATGGTTCAATCTGTGTTATATTTTTGCTGGCCAGATCTCTTTCCCTGGAAATTTCTTGGGTAAAGTGATTTCGGTCGTTTTGGCCAGGAAGGTTCGTCGCTTGAAAATGCATTAGGAGGCGTCTGTAGTCTACGTAGTCGTTCAGCTGCATGGGGTTCCCTTTTGTGTTGAAGAAATCGTCTGATTTGATATCCTGATATATTTTCAGAGGGATTCATGAGAAAATATATTTTTTGGATACTTTTACTATTTAGCTATCCACCCCTTCATTGTCAAAGTAATCTCCCAAGATTAGATGAGCTCTCCATAGAGGAGAAAGTCGGCCAGCTTTTGATGGTGCATTTTTACGGGACAGAGGCTAATGGGGATGCAAAAAAACTCATTCAGGATTTTCATATTGGAGGAATCATTTATTATGAGTGGGCTAATGGATTAACGGATGCCCAGCAAGTGCAAATTTTAAGCCGAGGGCTGCAGTCTTTGGCGCGGGAACGGGCTCATCCGATTCCTTTATTCCTTGCGATTGATCAGGAAGGGGGCGTGGTTAATCGATTGAAAAACGGTTTTACGCAATTCCCAGGAAATTATGCTTTAGGTCAAATAAAAAAAGCAGGGGATGCCGAAGCTTGTGCTTATGCCACAGGATTGGAATTAAAGAGTGTGGGGATTAATGTAAATTTGGCTCCCGTTGTTGATGTGAATTGTAATGAGAAAAATCCGATTATAGGTATTCGGGCTTTTGGATCATCACTCAAAGATGTGGCTTCTCTCGGAAAGGAAATGATGGAAGGATTTCGAAAATCCTCTATTTTGTCCGTATTAAAACATTTTCCTGGTCATGGTGATGTTGAAGTTGATTCGCATCAAGCTTTACCTTGCCTGAACAAAACAAGAGGTGAATTAGATCAGGTCGAACTATATCCTTTTCATCAACTTCTCCCTCTTTCGGAGGCCGTGATGACATCTCATTTGTTTGTGCCCGCGCTTGATGCAAAAACATGTATCACTTTTTCATGCGATGCTGTGACGCAAGTCCTTCGAAAAGAGATGGGTTTCGAAGGGGTGATTTTGACAGATTCTTTGGCTATGCAAGGATGTTTAGGGCAATCTCAAGGTGTCGTCGATGCTGCCATTCAAAGCTTTAAAGCGGGTCATGATGTGCTTTTATTGGGTGGAAAGCAGCTGTTGGGAGAAGGAGGGGGATTTGAAATCACGATCGATGAGATTGCAAAAATCCATCAGACCCTTGTGTTTTTAGTCCAAACGGGAGAAATTTCTGAGCAGAGACTCGACGCATCTGTTCGGAGAATTCTAGCAGCCAAAAAAAATTATGCATGCCAAGATCTTGCTCTATCATTTGATCCATCTATTCATCAACAATTGGCACAAAAAGTAGCGGATACTGCCACAGAAGTTAAGTATTGTCAGCTTCAAGAAAAAGTTAGTTTAAAGACTCAGCGCATCCTTCTTGTGTCACCTTCTATTTGTCAGGAGGCAATAGAAAAAAGTGACTTAATGCACTTAGCTCCTTTGACAACCCGGTATTTTTATGATTCATTAAGTCCTGAAAAGGAAGCGTTTGATGCGGGGGTAGCCTTAGCTGCGCGGTCCGACTTATGCGTATTCTGTACTTACAATGCATGGCGATATCCGCAACAAGTCACGTTTGTTGAGGCATTGATAAAAGAGGGGCTTCCTGTTATTGTGGTTGCAGGGCGAGATCCTTGGGATCAAACTTTATTTTCAAAAGCATCGATTGTCATTTGCACTTACAGCCCTGTTTGCTGCTCTTTTAATTCTGCTGCACATTTAATTCGCCAGGAGTATCAATGCGCGACTACAAACCCTTAATTTTTTCTGTTTTAGGACTTTTACTTTGTTTTGCTTTGCCAAATCATGCTCTTGAAATTTCTCCTGAGCAGGCTCGCCAATTGGGTGAGCAAATTTGGAAGAATGAATGTAAAAAATCGATTGCGGGTTTAACGTCTTGGAATGCAGGGGAGGAGTTTGCTTCGCTTGGGATCGGGCATTTTATTTGGCACCCCAAAGGTTCTGATTCTCCTTTTAAAGAATCCTTTCCAACTCTAATCAAGTTTTTGTGTAAGCAAGGGATTGCGCTTCCTAATTGGTTAATGCAAGCAGACGGATGCCCTTGGAAGACGAGAGAGGAATTTCTTGCGGCTCAAGATGAAAAAAAGCTGACGCGTTTACGTCAGCTTTTACTAGAAAGTATTGATCTGCAAATTTATTTCATGTTCGAGCGTTTAGAAAAGTCTCTGCCCATTCTAGTTGAAAACCTAACTTCTGAAGAGCAAAACAAAATTCATACGCAATTTTGTCAATTAAGTGAATCTGTGACGGGAACCTATGCATTATTGGATTATGTAAATTTTAAGGGAGAGGGT encodes:
- the rsgA gene encoding ribosome small subunit-dependent GTPase A is translated as MNSEKKRQKKWVACPIEDEYFGNDRKAHRLERKLASQKDRSKYKKTDREKHEKQLAEQRNAKFSRDELDKGRVISIVPQGILVASGDQEFLCTLRGVLKKERGLAKNLVTVGDFVLFEKTTPEEGLIAHVEPRKTILSRADNLSRRKEQLIAANIDQVLITASVLSPPLKPSLIDRYIIATQKGGMTPIIVVNKIDLLSTSDAEDPILEQEKALFETFLEGYRQAGLKVIPVSTVTGEGIEALKEQMRDKSSVFSGQSGVGKSSLINALIGSDLRIGKIVHRTKKGAHTTTTTHLMPLDFGGWCIDTPGIKSFGVWDLDQNELESYFSEIYRVGRTCKFPNCSHLHEEDCAVIQAVEEGKISLLRFESYHDLLHSITQKHLRR
- a CDS encoding glycoside hydrolase family 3 protein, with product MRKYIFWILLLFSYPPLHCQSNLPRLDELSIEEKVGQLLMVHFYGTEANGDAKKLIQDFHIGGIIYYEWANGLTDAQQVQILSRGLQSLARERAHPIPLFLAIDQEGGVVNRLKNGFTQFPGNYALGQIKKAGDAEACAYATGLELKSVGINVNLAPVVDVNCNEKNPIIGIRAFGSSLKDVASLGKEMMEGFRKSSILSVLKHFPGHGDVEVDSHQALPCLNKTRGELDQVELYPFHQLLPLSEAVMTSHLFVPALDAKTCITFSCDAVTQVLRKEMGFEGVILTDSLAMQGCLGQSQGVVDAAIQSFKAGHDVLLLGGKQLLGEGGGFEITIDEIAKIHQTLVFLVQTGEISEQRLDASVRRILAAKKNYACQDLALSFDPSIHQQLAQKVADTATEVKYCQLQEKVSLKTQRILLVSPSICQEAIEKSDLMHLAPLTTRYFYDSLSPEKEAFDAGVALAARSDLCVFCTYNAWRYPQQVTFVEALIKEGLPVIVVAGRDPWDQTLFSKASIVICTYSPVCCSFNSAAHLIRQEYQCATTNP